In Arthrobacter citreus, a single genomic region encodes these proteins:
- a CDS encoding ribonuclease HII codes for MSLKIDEIKNKLNELTDPSSELLKEFESDQRIGVQKLVAKWYREQEKKEQARLKFLKMMEYEKNLYMQNVKLIAGVDEVGRGPLAGPVVAAAVILAEDTELIGLDDSKKLSKEKRQYFVKRIKEEAISYGIGMASSSEIDEINIYEATKLAMKRAIEQLKHLPEHLLIDAMKLPMEISQTSIIKGDATSISIAAASVLAKETRDSLMCELSLKHPNYGFEKHMGYGTKEHLQAIEKHGIINEHRRSFAPIKEQVNSNT; via the coding sequence ATGTCGCTGAAAATAGACGAAATAAAAAATAAATTAAATGAACTAACTGACCCAAGTAGTGAACTCTTAAAAGAATTTGAAAGTGATCAGCGAATTGGTGTGCAAAAGCTAGTTGCAAAGTGGTATAGAGAACAAGAAAAAAAAGAGCAAGCTCGCTTAAAATTTTTAAAGATGATGGAATATGAAAAGAATCTATATATGCAAAATGTAAAATTAATTGCAGGAGTAGATGAGGTTGGAAGAGGGCCATTAGCTGGACCAGTAGTAGCAGCGGCAGTAATTTTAGCAGAAGATACTGAACTGATCGGCCTTGATGACTCAAAAAAATTATCAAAAGAGAAAAGACAGTATTTCGTTAAACGAATTAAGGAAGAAGCAATTTCATATGGAATTGGTATGGCTAGCTCAAGCGAAATAGATGAAATCAATATTTATGAAGCAACAAAATTAGCAATGAAACGTGCAATAGAGCAACTTAAACATTTGCCTGAACATTTATTAATTGATGCAATGAAACTACCAATGGAAATTTCTCAAACATCAATCATTAAAGGTGATGCAACAAGCATAAGTATTGCAGCAGCATCTGTCCTTGCAAAAGAAACAAGGGATTCTTTAATGTGCGAACTAAGTTTAAAGCATCCAAACTACGGCTTTGAAAAGCATATGGGATATGGAACGAAAGAACATCTCCAAGCAATTGAAAAGCATGGAATAATAAATGAACATAGGAGATCATTTGCGCCTATAAAAGAACAAGTTAATTCTAATACATAA
- the ylqF gene encoding ribosome biogenesis GTPase YlqF, with protein sequence MTIQWFPGHMAKARRQVTEKLSLIDVVIELADARVPAASRNPMIDEIISNKPRLLLLNKADLADPRNTQQWLAYYEKQGVMAIAIDAASGQGLKAIISSCEILVKEKFDKMRSRGIKPRAIRALIVGIPNVGKSTLINKLARKNIAKTGDRPGVTQAQQWIKVGKEIELLDTPGILWPKFEDQIVGLRLATTGAIKDSIINLQEVMIYAIKFLREYYPNVLKDRYDMNDEILFSENVVDVFDHIGKKRGFLMSGGIIDYDKTSDLFLRELRAGKLGRLTFENPSMLEVTDEILEESTHE encoded by the coding sequence ATGACGATTCAATGGTTTCCAGGTCATATGGCAAAAGCTAGAAGGCAGGTTACTGAAAAGCTTTCATTAATTGATGTTGTAATTGAATTAGCGGATGCTAGAGTACCAGCAGCTTCAAGAAATCCAATGATCGATGAAATTATTTCAAATAAGCCTAGATTGCTTTTATTAAATAAAGCAGATTTAGCAGACCCAAGAAATACGCAGCAATGGTTAGCATATTATGAAAAGCAAGGAGTAATGGCTATTGCTATTGATGCAGCTTCTGGACAAGGATTAAAAGCAATTATTAGTTCGTGTGAAATTCTAGTTAAAGAGAAATTCGATAAAATGAGATCGAGAGGGATTAAACCTCGCGCAATTCGAGCTTTAATCGTAGGGATTCCTAACGTAGGTAAATCGACTTTAATTAATAAGCTAGCACGCAAAAATATTGCTAAAACTGGTGACCGTCCCGGCGTAACACAAGCACAACAATGGATAAAAGTAGGGAAAGAAATTGAATTGCTTGATACACCTGGGATATTATGGCCAAAGTTTGAAGACCAAATTGTTGGTCTACGCTTAGCAACAACAGGGGCAATAAAAGACAGTATTATTAATTTACAAGAAGTAATGATCTATGCTATTAAATTCTTAAGAGAATATTATCCAAATGTATTAAAAGATCGATACGACATGAATGATGAAATTTTATTTTCTGAAAATGTAGTAGATGTTTTTGATCATATTGGGAAAAAACGTGGATTTTTAATGTCAGGCGGAATTATAGATTATGATAAAACATCTGATTTATTTTTACGTGAGCTAAGAGCTGGGAAATTAGGCAGATTAACATTTGAGAATCCTTCGATGCTTGAAGTGACTGATGAAATACTAGAAGAAAGTACGCATGAGTAA
- the lepB gene encoding signal peptidase I, with translation MKESNSGGIWELVKTIFIALVLALGIRTFLFTPVLVDGISMMPTLQDQSRMIVNKIVYKIHEPKRFDIVVFHATKEKDYIKRVIGLPGDTVEYRNDVLYVNGKPYKEPYLNEYKKETKDGPLTEDFTLEEITGKKTVPKGQVFVLGDNRRLSKDSRIIGTVSQKEILGRASIVFWPISEVKMAK, from the coding sequence TTGAAAGAAAGCAATAGTGGTGGAATTTGGGAATTAGTTAAAACAATCTTTATTGCGCTTGTACTTGCACTTGGTATTCGAACATTCCTTTTTACACCGGTTTTAGTTGACGGTATCTCAATGATGCCAACATTACAAGATCAAAGTAGAATGATTGTAAATAAAATTGTTTACAAGATTCATGAACCAAAACGTTTTGATATTGTAGTCTTCCATGCTACTAAGGAAAAAGATTATATTAAACGTGTAATCGGCTTACCAGGTGACACAGTTGAATATAGAAATGATGTTCTATATGTTAACGGTAAACCGTATAAAGAACCATATTTGAATGAATATAAAAAAGAAACAAAGGATGGTCCTCTTACGGAAGACTTTACGCTAGAAGAGATTACTGGCAAAAAGACTGTACCAAAAGGACAAGTATTCGTTTTAGGGGATAATCGTCGATTAAGTAAAGATAGTCGTATTATCGGAACGGTTAGTCAAAAAGAAATTTTAGGTCGAGCGAGCATTGTATTCTGGCCGATCTCTGAGGTTAAAATGGCAAAATAA
- the rplS gene encoding 50S ribosomal protein L19, with the protein MQNLINEITKEQLRTDLPAFRPGDTVRVHVKVVEGTRERIQLFEGVVIKRRGGGISETFTVRKISYGVGVERTFPIHTPKIAKLDVVRRGKVRRAKLYYLRALTGKKARIKELR; encoded by the coding sequence ATGCAAAATTTAATCAACGAAATTACAAAAGAACAACTAAGAACTGACTTACCAGCATTCCGTCCTGGTGATACTGTACGAGTTCACGTTAAAGTTGTTGAGGGTACTCGTGAGCGTATCCAATTATTCGAAGGTGTAGTTATTAAACGTCGTGGTGGCGGAATTAGCGAAACTTTCACAGTTCGTAAAATTTCTTACGGAGTTGGTGTTGAACGTACGTTCCCAATTCACACTCCAAAAATTGCTAAATTAGACGTTGTTCGTCGCGGTAAAGTACGTCGTGCTAAACTTTACTACCTACGTGCACTTACTGGTAAAAAAGCAAGAATTAAAGAACTTCGATAG
- the trmD gene encoding tRNA (guanosine(37)-N1)-methyltransferase TrmD, translated as MKLDFLTLFPEMFEGVLNSSILKKAQEKEAVQFRCVNFRDFSTNKHSNVDDYPYGGGAGMVLAPQPIFDAVDELVSKSENKPRVVLLCPQGERFNQRKAEELSKEEHLIFICGHYEGYDERIREHVVTDEISIGDYVLTGGELGAMVIADSVVRLLPGVLGNTTSKIEDSFSTGLLEHPHYTRPADFRGHKVPEVLLSGNHALIEEWRTKQSFKRTLTRRPDLLKDYTLSEKESKWIEQVKEELKQEN; from the coding sequence ATGAAATTAGACTTTTTAACACTTTTTCCGGAAATGTTTGAGGGAGTATTAAACTCCTCAATTTTAAAAAAAGCGCAAGAAAAAGAAGCAGTCCAATTCCGTTGCGTTAATTTTAGAGATTTTTCGACTAATAAACATTCAAATGTTGATGATTATCCTTATGGCGGAGGCGCAGGTATGGTACTTGCTCCTCAGCCGATTTTTGACGCTGTGGATGAATTAGTATCTAAAAGTGAAAATAAGCCTAGAGTCGTCCTTTTATGCCCTCAAGGAGAGAGATTTAATCAACGCAAAGCTGAAGAGCTTTCGAAAGAAGAACATTTAATCTTTATTTGTGGTCATTATGAAGGCTATGATGAGCGAATTCGTGAGCATGTCGTAACAGATGAAATCTCAATCGGTGATTATGTATTAACTGGTGGAGAGCTTGGTGCTATGGTAATTGCTGATAGTGTTGTTCGTTTATTGCCTGGTGTACTCGGAAATACAACTTCAAAAATAGAAGATTCATTTAGTACAGGATTATTAGAACATCCCCATTATACAAGACCTGCCGATTTTAGAGGACATAAAGTGCCAGAGGTATTATTATCTGGAAATCATGCTCTTATTGAGGAATGGCGTACAAAACAATCTTTTAAACGAACTTTAACACGTCGTCCAGATCTACTTAAGGACTACACTTTATCTGAAAAAGAGTCTAAATGGATTGAGCAAGTTAAAGAAGAATTAAAACAAGAAAACTAG
- the rimM gene encoding ribosome maturation factor RimM, with protein MEKYLNVGKIVNTHGIRGEVRVISRTDFPEKRYKKGNSLYLFKENETTPIKLIVTSHRVHKNFDLLTFEGYESLNSVEPLKNGILKITEDQLHDLDKNEYYYHEIIGCVVETIDGEEIGKIKEILSPGANDVWVIQRKGQKDALIPYIEQIVKEVDVTNKKVKIELMEGLL; from the coding sequence ATGGAAAAATATTTAAATGTCGGAAAAATTGTAAATACTCATGGAATTCGTGGAGAGGTTCGCGTTATTTCAAGAACTGATTTTCCTGAGAAACGTTACAAAAAAGGAAATTCACTTTATTTATTTAAAGAAAATGAAACTACACCAATTAAATTAATCGTAACGAGTCACCGTGTACATAAAAATTTTGATTTACTTACATTTGAAGGGTATGAGTCATTAAACTCAGTAGAGCCACTGAAAAATGGAATATTAAAGATAACTGAAGACCAACTACATGATTTAGATAAAAATGAATACTATTACCACGAGATTATCGGTTGTGTAGTTGAAACAATTGATGGAGAAGAAATAGGTAAGATAAAAGAAATATTATCTCCAGGAGCGAATGATGTTTGGGTTATTCAAAGAAAAGGTCAAAAGGATGCGCTCATTCCATATATTGAACAAATTGTCAAAGAAGTAGATGTAACGAATAAAAAAGTTAAAATCGAATTAATGGAAGGTCTATTATGA
- a CDS encoding KH domain-containing protein, translating into MNTLINAIVSSLVDHPEDISLQVKEDENNLFFHLQVNPEDAGRVIGKHGKIAKAIRTVVYAASNEHAKRIHLDIQ; encoded by the coding sequence ATGAATACACTCATCAATGCAATTGTTTCAAGTCTTGTAGATCATCCAGAGGATATTTCACTTCAAGTAAAAGAAGATGAGAACAATCTATTCTTTCATTTACAGGTAAACCCTGAAGATGCTGGTAGAGTGATTGGCAAACATGGTAAAATTGCTAAAGCGATTCGTACGGTTGTTTACGCAGCAAGTAATGAACACGCAAAACGTATTCACTTAGATATTCAGTAA
- the rpsP gene encoding 30S ribosomal protein S16 has protein sequence MAVKIRLKRMGAKKSPFYRVVVADARSPRDGRFIEEIGTYNPVAQPAEIKINEEAALKWLGTGAKPSDTVRNLFSKAGILEKFHNARNGK, from the coding sequence ATGGCAGTTAAAATTCGTTTAAAACGTATGGGAGCAAAAAAATCTCCTTTTTATCGTGTAGTAGTAGCAGATGCTCGTTCTCCTCGTGACGGACGTTTCATCGAGGAAATTGGAACTTACAATCCAGTTGCTCAACCAGCTGAAATCAAAATCAATGAAGAAGCAGCATTAAAATGGTTAGGAACAGGTGCTAAACCATCTGATACAGTTCGTAACTTATTCTCTAAAGCTGGTATCTTAGAGAAATTCCACAACGCTCGCAACGGCAAGTAA
- the ffh gene encoding signal recognition particle protein — MAFEGLADRLQKTLQKVRGKGKVSESDVKEMMREVRLALLEADVNFKVVKDFVKRVSERAVGQEVLQSLTPGQHVVKVVQEELTALMGGEQSKIAVANRPPTVIMMVGLQGAGKTTTTGKLANLLRKKYNRNPLLVAADIYRPAAIKQLQTLGKQLDMPVFSLGDQVSPVEIAKQAIQHAKDEHLDYVLIDTAGRLHIDEGLMEELAQIKELSKPEEIFLVVDAMTGQDAVNVAQSFNEQLGLTGVVLTKLDGDTRGGAALSIRAVTNTPIKFVGLGEKLDAIEPFHPERMASRILGMGDVLTLIEKAQENVDQEKAKEMEQKLRNASFTLDDFLDQLSQVKKMGPLGDILKMMPGANKIKGLNDLQIDDKQIAHVEAIIQSMTKQEKLTPDIINSSRRKRIAKGSGRPVQEINRLLKQFEEMKKMMKMMGGMQKGKKKGFKFPGLF, encoded by the coding sequence ATGGCATTTGAAGGATTAGCCGACCGACTTCAAAAGACATTACAAAAGGTTCGAGGCAAAGGTAAAGTATCTGAATCTGATGTCAAGGAAATGATGAGAGAAGTTCGTCTTGCGTTACTTGAGGCGGATGTTAACTTTAAAGTTGTTAAAGATTTTGTGAAACGTGTTTCTGAACGAGCTGTTGGACAAGAGGTATTACAAAGCTTAACGCCTGGTCAACATGTTGTTAAAGTAGTTCAAGAAGAACTAACTGCATTAATGGGTGGAGAACAAAGCAAAATTGCTGTTGCAAATCGCCCGCCGACTGTTATTATGATGGTTGGTTTACAAGGTGCTGGTAAAACAACTACGACTGGTAAATTAGCTAATTTACTTCGCAAAAAGTATAATCGTAATCCGCTTTTAGTTGCAGCAGATATTTATCGTCCTGCAGCGATTAAACAGCTACAAACTTTAGGTAAACAGTTAGATATGCCAGTGTTTTCATTAGGCGATCAAGTAAGTCCAGTTGAGATTGCAAAACAAGCAATTCAACATGCAAAGGATGAACATCTTGATTATGTTCTAATTGATACTGCCGGTCGTTTACATATTGACGAAGGTTTAATGGAAGAACTTGCACAAATTAAAGAACTTTCTAAACCTGAAGAAATCTTCCTAGTTGTTGATGCAATGACAGGACAAGATGCAGTCAATGTGGCACAAAGTTTTAATGAACAATTAGGTTTAACTGGAGTTGTTCTAACGAAGCTAGACGGCGACACTCGTGGTGGTGCTGCTCTATCAATTCGTGCAGTTACAAATACTCCAATTAAATTTGTTGGACTTGGTGAGAAACTAGATGCAATTGAGCCGTTCCATCCAGAACGAATGGCATCACGTATTCTAGGTATGGGTGATGTGCTTACTCTTATTGAAAAAGCACAAGAAAACGTAGACCAAGAAAAAGCAAAAGAAATGGAACAAAAATTAAGAAATGCATCTTTTACTTTGGATGATTTCTTAGACCAACTTTCCCAAGTTAAAAAAATGGGTCCACTTGGCGATATTTTAAAAATGATGCCAGGTGCAAACAAAATAAAAGGGTTGAATGATCTGCAAATTGACGATAAACAAATCGCTCATGTAGAGGCAATTATTCAATCGATGACAAAACAGGAAAAGCTTACTCCAGATATTATTAACTCTAGTCGCAGAAAGCGAATAGCTAAAGGCTCTGGGCGTCCTGTTCAAGAAATAAACCGTTTATTAAAACAGTTTGAAGAGATGAAAAAAATGATGAAAATGATGGGCGGTATGCAAAAAGGGAAGAAGAAGGGTTTCAAATTTCCGGGCTTATTCTAA
- a CDS encoding putative DNA-binding protein, with the protein MLDKTMRINYLYDFYQSLLTPKQQNYMSLYYLDDYSLGEIAEEFSISRQAVYDNIKRTEAMLEEYEEKLLLLKKFQQRNEILNQLKTYAEKSKVVDNDFLRLIDALEKLE; encoded by the coding sequence ATGTTAGATAAGACGATGAGAATAAATTATCTATATGATTTTTATCAATCTCTTTTAACTCCAAAACAACAAAACTATATGTCACTATATTATTTAGATGACTATTCTTTAGGTGAGATTGCAGAAGAGTTTAGCATTAGTAGACAGGCGGTTTATGATAATATAAAGCGAACTGAAGCAATGCTAGAAGAGTATGAAGAGAAATTATTACTTCTAAAAAAATTTCAACAACGAAATGAAATATTAAATCAATTGAAAACTTACGCTGAAAAGAGTAAAGTTGTAGATAACGATTTTCTTCGATTAATCGATGCGTTAGAGAAATTAGAATAA
- the ftsY gene encoding signal recognition particle-docking protein FtsY, whose amino-acid sequence MSFFKKLKETISKQTESVTQKFKSGLEKSRNNLTDGLNDLFARYRKVDEDFFEELEEILIMADVGVNTVMELVEELKYEVKRKNIQDPKAVQEVISEKLVELYKGDDLTEDSFEINMNPNGLTVVLFVGVNGVGKTTSIGKIAHKLKSDGKKVLLAAGDTFRAGAIDQLEVWGNRVGVETIKQGEGSDPAAVMFDAVQAAKARKVDVLLCDTAGRLQNKVNLMKELEKVRNVIAREVPGAPHEVLLVIDATTGQNGLVQAKTFSEATNVTGIVLTKLDGTAKGGIVLAIRNELKVPVKFVGLGEQMDDLQPFQAEQFVYGLFGDLISKEQA is encoded by the coding sequence ATGAGCTTTTTTAAGAAATTAAAAGAAACAATCTCAAAGCAAACTGAGTCAGTGACTCAAAAATTTAAATCTGGATTAGAGAAGTCTAGAAATAATCTGACAGATGGTCTAAATGATTTATTTGCTAGATACCGTAAAGTAGATGAAGATTTTTTTGAAGAGCTTGAAGAAATTCTAATTATGGCTGATGTTGGCGTAAACACAGTAATGGAATTAGTCGAAGAATTAAAATATGAAGTAAAGCGAAAAAATATTCAAGATCCAAAAGCTGTTCAAGAAGTAATTTCTGAAAAATTAGTTGAATTGTATAAAGGTGACGATTTAACTGAGGATTCATTTGAAATCAACATGAATCCAAATGGTTTAACAGTTGTTTTATTCGTCGGTGTTAACGGTGTAGGTAAAACAACTTCGATTGGAAAAATCGCACATAAACTTAAATCTGATGGCAAAAAAGTATTGCTTGCAGCAGGTGACACATTTAGAGCTGGTGCAATTGATCAATTAGAAGTTTGGGGAAATCGTGTCGGTGTTGAAACAATTAAACAAGGTGAAGGTTCAGACCCTGCAGCAGTAATGTTTGACGCGGTACAAGCTGCAAAAGCTCGTAAAGTAGATGTGTTACTTTGCGATACAGCTGGGCGCTTGCAAAACAAAGTAAACTTAATGAAAGAACTAGAAAAAGTACGTAACGTTATTGCTAGGGAAGTACCAGGAGCACCTCATGAAGTTTTACTTGTCATTGATGCTACAACTGGTCAAAACGGCCTTGTTCAAGCAAAAACATTCTCCGAAGCAACAAATGTAACGGGAATTGTCTTAACGAAACTAGACGGAACTGCAAAAGGCGGTATTGTATTAGCAATCCGAAACGAACTAAAAGTACCAGTAAAATTCGTTGGGCTAGGAGAACAAATGGACGATCTACAACCATTCCAAGCAGAACAATTCGTATATGGACTATTTGGTGATTTAATTAGTAAGGAACAAGCATAA